Genomic window (Rosa chinensis cultivar Old Blush chromosome 6, RchiOBHm-V2, whole genome shotgun sequence):
GAGATACTTGCAAAATACAAGCCTAAAATCAATGCAACTTTGCTTATAGCCAACCTGAAGCAAGTTGAGAATACAACTGCCAAAGCATTGGAATATTTCAAGAACACCCGACATATTATCCTGTATTATGAGGATGTTGTTAAAAACCGCACTGTAAGATGCTTATATTAACACTCAACTTTgtcttttgttgttttgcatGACATGAGTGTTTTTACCAAGTCTCTGAAATTTGCATGTTTGCAGAAATTAAGAGACGTTCAAGATTTTCTCAAGGTTCCACAAAGGGATTTGAAGAGTCGTCAGGTGAAGATACACAAAGGTTCCTTATCTAATCAGATTGAGAATTGGGGTGATGTCCAAAAGGCACTTAATGGAACACATTATGAAAGCTTTCTCCATGCAGATATTTGAAGGTAACGGCAATGGGGATGATGTATATACCATGCTTTGTTCGTTTAACACTTTTTGGTTATCTTTTTGCCTTTAACCACAGTAGCCATCAGGTTACCCTCCGGTTGAAATTTTGGCTGCAGAATCAGAATTTTCATTTGATTTGATTCTAGCTTCTTTGTCACCTAAATTTTGTTCCtttaccacacttaaattaGTATTCAATTGATTCTTTACTCTCATTTTTTGCCGAGAAACGTTGCTGTATCCATGCTAATTAATAGAGTAAATCACAGCTCCACCTTTTACTGTTGTTCTCTGTATTATTGTAAATCTTCAAAGAACTTGAAACGCAACATTATTATCAGCAATTCAGCATTGAGTGGCCATGTTCCAATTGATCTTAGTTAAGGCATGAATGCTTATCTCGACAATACTGACTGCTGAATTTCTAATCTTAGTCAGTTGTGTATTACAAATCCAACTGAGACAGTCTCCACAAGGCTGACTGGGTTTATAATAACCTTCCTTCCCCTGGGCAGAATTATGAATCTACATTCTCTGCTGCTTTTGCTCGACTTTTGATCATGGTGTGTAATAAATTCAAGATTGACGGCTTCATAATTCTTGTGTGTGGGATCAATTGGAACATTAGCCCAGGAAGATTGCAGTAAGCAAAAACAAGCAGGGAAGCCATTTCTTAGTGTTATGAAATAGTGATGCAGCTTGAACCTTTATAGAGGAGGCTGGGGTTTTTGTCTTGTCTCATTCATTCTGATTGGTAAACAGAGTTCTTTTGAGGATCCTACTTTGACTGATAAAACAAGATAGGTATGTACTTTGACTGGGGATCGTACACGCGGTTGGtcaaagtttctattttaatgTTTATAAAGCAAATATGGTTTGCATTCtatttgaccaaagaaaaaagatttgAGGGGCAAATTCAGATCCTGAATAACAAAATTCAGctagaaaaagaacaaaattcaAAGCAAGAAAATCCTCGATGTTATCTATACGAAAAAAAACCTAGAAGTATttcgttattgttaactagcatcaccacttcattttttttttctttcattattATATATTCAGTTAATGCTATGACGTTacatacaacaaaatataatgTCCTAAAACAACATATTGCATGCCTATTCTACCTAATCAGGAACAAAAACTCTAGCAAATAAGGTCGATTATAGCTACTAATCCATCTACACAACTCAAATAAACTCTAAGTGACACCCGCCAATACATTCAATTATGATACGAGACATCATATAAGTCTCACAAGAATTTGCCGCAAATATAGCTGCAAAAGTATAAAGATAATGACAGAAACAGAATTAAAGTGTACCATTTCCCAGCCACAGCATGAGAAAGGACTAGCAGTACAAGAATGGGTGTCAGGTtcactctcaagtctcaaccccTTAATTGTGTGGTTTGTTGTGCTTGCCTCGGGGATGACTGCGTGCACGCTTGGCTACAACTTCAATGGTAACTTGGACCTCTACAAGCCCCTCTTCCATCCAAGTCATGCCCAAATTTTTCGTCTGTAGAGAAACAGGAGCTATCACCAAAGTATGTTGCATACATTTTGCCTCACTGTCCTGTTTTATCTTTATTCGAAGAACACCAAAGAGGTGAACAATTTCAGAATTCTCACTCACTAGTTGCCGCTCTTCCACTGGTTTGATAACAAAAATGCTTCTCTCCTTCCCATAGATGTTATGTAACTAGAGGTTATTCAACTGAGGAGTGGATAAGACAATGTTGCAACAATGGATAAAAAAAACCAGTGAAGGCGGTGGTACATCAACTGTTGTTGACGACCCTGTGAAGGTGCCCTCACTTGTGTTCACCACCTTAACCTCTTCACCTGCTGATCAAGAAGACATCGAGTTCCGACATCCCTTAACCATTCTTACATCTTACTACTAGACACTCAAATTTAAACCCTAAGGTTGGGGTTTTAGTCAAGGCGACACGAAAATGGCGGTCCAACATCATCGAAAAGACATACAAAATGCGTATGATTTTAATTATCCAATTTCAAGGTCTAAATAAATCTCTCGTTAGTTATCAATATAAAAATGCATGAGTTCATACCAAATGCGTTAGCAAAATAGCAAATAAAACCTCCCCTTAGGTATGCTTGCCGACATTCTTGCCTGCAAATCACCAAATTTGTCTTTGGTATGAGCTCGAAATGCATCTTGTGTGCTCGTCGTACACTTGATTGACCTTCGTGTACTGCTTTTAGGACTTCTTTGGGGTTTCTTCTTCAACTCACGCTCTATTTTTAGGTTTCCAATTCTTGTTAGTGCATACCATTCTTATTAGTATTTGTGATTTTGAATATGTAATAAATTTGTTCAATTTTTACTCGAACATGAAAGTTATAGATATAGAAGTCTCTCTTTATAATTGTAACAACTTCTAAGTTTTGTATATTTGATTTTAGTTGTTACCATGGCCATCAgtcaaaattaaattttattaCACTAACAAAGACTGATTATTATGTGTAATTTGGCTTGTTATATATGCAATTAATGCCATTCAATttttgagaaagaaagaaagaaaaaaacatgaCTCCAAAGTCTATGTGCTATAGCATGATTAGCATCATGCCAGGCTATTGATTAATTGGAGTTTACCATAACTAGGTACGTTAATCAAACCCCAAATACACAATAAATTCACCAAAGCCCCCAATAATTAAAGGTTCGAAATTTTACTAAGATGCAATCCAGCTCACGGAAGCACAAGTTGCACCTGTCTGCTGGTCCAACTCCATCGCACGGTCCAGACCCATCCCTGCCTCGGCCCCACACGTCACGGACGGCAAACGTGAGTTTACCGACGTAGTAAACGAGGTCTCATCTAAATCTAATCACCACCACGGCCACCGACCCCCCTTTAAAACCCATTTCGTCAATTCaaaccctctctctttctctctctctctgcgcgcAGCCTTTGTtgccctccctctctctctctctaacaacCATTTTCTCTCTGCCCTCTCTCTCGCTAGCTTCAACCTCAATCTCCAAATCGCAGAGTTCACAGAGAGAGTGCAGAGAGAAGTCCCCCAGCTGAAGCTGAATCGGAACAACTCCAAatccaagcccaagcccaagtccATGGCCCAACAGAGCAACGGCGGCAGCGGCGATCTGAGCACGACTCAACAGGCCCAGCCCAACCAGCAACAgcagcaacagcagcagcagcagtggATGCATCAGCACCAGCAGCAATGGATGGCGATGCAGTACCCGGCGGCGGCCATGGCGATGATGCAGCAGCAGATGATGGTGTACCCGCAGCATTACATGCCTACTTACGCCGCGCATCCGCATCACAATCCCTACCAGCAGGCTCAGGCCGCCGCCGCCGTGGCCTATCAGCAGCAGCCGCCGCtcaagcagcagcagcagcagcagcagtctCAGTCGCAGCAGAAGATGGGGCCTACTGATGAGGTCAGGACCATCTGGGCTGGCGACCTGCACCATTGGATGGACGAGGCTTACCTTCATGGCTGCTTCGCCTACACCGGCCAGGTCTTGCTCGCTCTCTCTTCTTGATTGCGTTTTCTTTTGAAATGTTAGATTTGAATCGTCGATTAATGTACTGTAAGTTTTTGTGTGTGATTGATTTAAGTTGAGAAGCTTGCGATTTAGTTTAATTGTATGTTGGGTGATTGTCATTGTGCTCCTTAGCTAGCTTGACCTAGATAGTATTGATTGGAAGAGTAAGTGACTCGCTTTGAAAGCTCGCTAACCTAGAAATGTATATGGTTCAGGTTTGGGGTAAACAGGTCAGCTTAATTTCAGGTTAAGTTGGGTAGTTTGGACCATCTTGTTGAGTTCATTTCTGAGTGATGCCATGTTTGGTCAATGCAGATATTTGTAGCAGTTGTTACATTTTGTAATGTGTAACATTCTGATGGCAATGCTGATTACTTGGAAACCAATCCTGTGATTTCAAAGTCACTTTCCATTTATTGGCTAACATGTCTGTACTTTAGCTGGTTTACAGGTTCTCTTTTTCAATTAAAGTAGGGCCAAATTCCTTGTTTGGGGTACTATTTTTGGCCTCCATTTTTCTGGTAATGGTAATAGGCATAGAAGAGTAAACTGCCTTACCTCAGTTTTTTATCTTTCTTTGATGAAGTGGGGTCAAGGTAATGTCATTGGCTATCAGTTTAGGTAGTATAGCACTATCATGATCTTAagttctccaatttttcttgttACTTTGCACAACCTCCTTTTTACTATTGCCAAATGCGTGCCAAACAGCCATGGCATCTATCTTTCTTTATCCTTTTTTGTACTTTGGTCTTTTCTTTTGGGGCTGTTCCATGATATGGCATCTGATTATTTCCATCCATCTCTAAAATAATAAATGCATCATTTGTATATGCTAGAGGCAGGAGCTGAGAAACTAAAATATACTCACGGGCAGTTCTTCTGTATTTGCCTTTTTTAACCATGAGGTGGGCCCAAAACTCCTCCTTATGTGTAGGCCCAAACATATCAATCAAACTGGGCCTGACCTGTGTATTGAACAAACTCCCTGGATCAGTATTACCAATATTCGAGCCATGAGTTAACAGTCAAACCTAGCTATCTCATAATGTTTAGTCACCATGCTGACGAAACTCAACAGTGTACATCAATCACATTTAAAAAACAGACAATGATatatactgtttttttttttgggtaaaaataATCTAGTATTTATTTCTTGAACAAGATCGTTAAATTGCCACTAACTGTTTTTGTGCATTTGGTGTTGCATATTTTGTAGGTCTCTTCAGTAAAGGTTATACGCAATAAGCAAACAGGTCAGACAGAAGGGTATGGTTTTGTTGAGTTCTATTCACGTGAAGCAGCTGAGGAAGTTCTGCAGACCTATAATGGTACTCCTATGCCAAATACAGAGCAGCCTTTTCGTCTGAACTGGGCAACCTTTAGTGCGGGTGACAGACGAGCAGATACTAGTTCTGATCTATCTATCTTTGTAGGAGATTTAGCTACAGATGTGACTGACACTATGTTGCAAGAAACCTTTGCTAGTAGATATACATCTGTTAAGGGGGCAAAAGTTGTTCAAGATGCAAATACCGGTCGTTCAAAGGGTTATGGTTTTGTTAGGTTTGGGGATGAAAATGAGAGGACAAAGGCCATTGTGGAAATGAATGGTGCGTATTGTTCGAGCAGGCCCATGCGTATAGGTGTTGCAACGCCCAAAAAATCATCTGGATATCAACAACAGTACTCTTCACAAGGTATGATTGAATGCTGAGGTTTTTATTACGTGATATGAGTTGCGAGTTTAGTCCTTAAATTATTCACATCTGTAACAAGTTCCCCGTTTTTTTATCAACATGCTGGATTCATCTATGCACATTATCTTCTCTTTTCTTATGTTATGAACATGCTGTTGATGTAATTTTAAGTCTGGCTGCTTACAAAGCTGAAAGTGTAAAGTAACAAACTTGTATTATTTGGCCAACCCACATCTTGCACGTTTTCCTTTTCCTATTTTGTAATTTCCTTCCCTCCTGCTTTCTACATAAGTTGCGTGCTTTGCTTATCTTTTAACCTTTACATTTACTCAAGCTTAGGATATTCAGTATTGCTTGCTTTTCCATCATCAGGCCTTTCTACTTTCTTAGCTCTATCATTTATTAAAGAGCTTCTTGTACAATGGTAATTGGTAATAGTAAATCATCATCATGTCATAACTGACTTGGTGGCATTGCAGTTCGTTTGGCGCTCTAGTTTAACAGGCATGTTTGATTGTAATAGGCACCTTGCTGATGGCATCATCTTCTTTTCTtggttctgttttttttcttcattcagaGCTCTAGCTGTCAGTGAACTCATTCACAATgtttttcctcttttattttttttcccgaGTGCTGGAGAACGTCCCTTGGATTAAGTCCCGTTAAATTCTAAATACATCCTCAAAATAACACATCTATAATGAGTTGGCTATTCCTGGTAGTGATTTTTAAAACATATTGTTTCCTTTGCAATTAGACATAGCAAGAATGGGTTTAGTCATAAAACTGTTATCACTAATTGAAAATTTACTGGAATTGAATATTTTCATATATTGAAATATTAAACAAGTCAACTACTATAGAAAACTGTCCATAGTCACCAATTTACCATCTTCTGAGCTACATATTTGAACAGTATTGAAGCTTTAGTCATTAATTTGAAAAGGGTGTCAAGTTTGTGTGGGATTAGTCATTCTTTACATCCAATTTCTTTTCACCATCCTTGACTTTGATTATGCATATTAACCTATTCATATTCTTGTAACCTAGAACTTAATTCAGGCACCACAAGGATGTTAGTGTTATGTTCTtcagtttatttttttagtGCTTCCATAAAAGCAGCTGGTTTATGAGCTGGCATGGGCATGTTTAGAGTGGGGTGGTGTTATGGGAACAACAATCCCCATTGCCATGTTGAAAAAGTTGAAGTGTTGATTTACTAAGTTGCTCAACTTTTCAAATATTTGTAAATCTTTACTTTTCAAATATTTGTaaatctattttttttcttggtttagGCAATCCCCTATGAGTTTAAATCAGTTTTTCCCCTACTGAAAGTTTAATATAGAATTTTGACATAAATTGTGGACATCTAGAATTGATTGATAAGACTCATAAGTGACAACTATGCTTCTCAGTGTGTCACTGTATTTTCCTTCATTTTAAAATGAGTAGTTCTACACCAAGCCACTTGGACTTTGGATCAACTTgtaaatgatgatgatgacgcaATTGAATTATGTTTTCGGTCCAGTCCAGGAACCTATGATATTTAACTGTGGACATTATTGTTAGAAAATGCAGTTTTCTGTTTCAATATGGATAGGATTTTAAGCTGCATTTTGTAGTAAATATACTTTTCCTCCTTTAATTAGCATTGGTATTGGCTGGAGGTGGTGGACATGCAAATGGTGCCATTGCCCAAGGTTCTCAGTCTGATGGCGAGCCCAATAACACAACTGTGAGTCCCACTCTTCTCTTTCTGCTTCTAATATCTTTAACTCGATATTGCTTCTTACTCTGACCCATTGTAGATATTTGTTGGAGGGCTTGATTCTGATGTCAATGAGGAAGACCTCAGGCAGCCATTTTCTCAATTTGGTGAAGTTGTCTCTGTGAAAATACCGGTTGGAAAAGCATGCGGTTTTGTTCAGTTCGCTAATAGGTAGTCTTGCCATGTTCTGTATATCCTTATTATAGAAATAAGGCTATAATTAGGAATCAGGAATTTTACTGGTttgattatttttttcaatttcaatgttatAATAATTTATTGAACTTAAAACTCGGTAAAAAGTACAGTCAAAATTGGAATTATAATGAAAGTATCAAAGCCTGAAGAAGGGAGATATTCTATGTTCCCATGTAATGTAATGAACTATAACCACATTGTTTTGATTTATAGGAAGGATGCTGAGAATGCAATGAATATGCTGAATGCAACTGTTATTGGAAAGCAAACAGTTCGTCTGTCTTGGGGTCGCAGTCAAGGCAACAAGCAGGTAGTACTGGGTCGGCCATGTCATGTTAAATTTCCTTTGCCTAAGATTTAGAATTTTCACTCCCttaaatttcttttaattaTAACATTAGAGAGGAAAGTGTGAGACCAACCCTCTCCTCCCTATTGCAGTTCAATAAATACCGTTGCAATTCAAAATTGTCCTCTCTCTCTtaatcacaatttttttttccttgaatttttctcttttgattgTTAATATCATGTTATTTTGCAGTGGAGATCGGACTCAAGTAACCAGTGGAACAATGGAGGACATTATGGAGGGCAGGGGTATGGTGGGTACGCAAATGCTGCGCCACAGAATCCAGATCTGAGTATGCATGCTGCAGCTGCGATTAATGGGTCTTCTTAACAGGGACATTGCAGTTGCCAGCCACATGTAAACTGAACTTTTGTGAGTGGATTTTTAGATATAGTTGTCAGTGTCGTTAATTTCTGTAGGATTGATTTAGCTGCTTATTTAGCTAAATCTGTAATATGTGGAATTTTGTGGCCGGATTGAATCATCTTGAAGTCGATGTGTGAGATTAATACTTTATTCAGAGTACTGGGTCTGCCTGAATTTTTAAATGGACAGGAATTTTTTTGATCCCAGAAAATGTACACATGTTTGGGAAGTTACGCGGAACAGAATATGGAAACAAGCATTTCGAGTTTCTATTGGCTCTAGGCTCTTAGCCCAAAATCTGGCTATATAGATAAAGAGGCCCTACTATTGTTATTGCATgatgttttgatttttcatttcttaGTTATTCTTCTATCCATGCATGTAATTCTAGCAGCTTAAATGAGGCAGTCCTTGTGGAAAGGGCTCTTGTCCAATCCATTTTAGGATTGTTAT
Coding sequences:
- the LOC112169752 gene encoding polyadenylate-binding protein RBP47 isoform X1, producing MAQQSNGGSGDLSTTQQAQPNQQQQQQQQQQWMHQHQQQWMAMQYPAAAMAMMQQQMMVYPQHYMPTYAAHPHHNPYQQAQAAAAVAYQQQPPLKQQQQQQQSQSQQKMGPTDEVRTIWAGDLHHWMDEAYLHGCFAYTGQVSSVKVIRNKQTGQTEGYGFVEFYSREAAEEVLQTYNGTPMPNTEQPFRLNWATFSAGDRRADTSSDLSIFVGDLATDVTDTMLQETFASRYTSVKGAKVVQDANTGRSKGYGFVRFGDENERTKAIVEMNGAYCSSRPMRIGVATPKKSSGYQQQYSSQALVLAGGGGHANGAIAQGSQSDGEPNNTTIFVGGLDSDVNEEDLRQPFSQFGEVVSVKIPVGKACGFVQFANRKDAENAMNMLNATVIGKQTVRLSWGRSQGNKQWRSDSSNQWNNGGHYGGQGYGGYANAAPQNPDLSMHAAAAINGSS
- the LOC112169752 gene encoding polyadenylate-binding protein RBP47 isoform X2, translated to MAQQSNGGSGDLSTTQQAQPNQQQQQQQQQQWMHQHQQQWMAMQYPAAAMAMMQQQMMVYPQHYMPTYAAHPHHNPYQQAQAAAAVAYQQQPPLKQQQQQQQSQSQQKMGPTDEVRTIWAGDLHHWMDEAYLHGCFAYTGQVSSVKVIRNKQTGQTEGYGFVEFYSREAAEEVLQTYNGTPMPNTEQPFRLNWATFSAGDRRADTSSDLSIFVGDLATDVTDTMLQETFASRYTSVKGAKVVQDANTGRSKGYGFVRFGDENERTKAIVEMNGAYCSSRPMRIGVATPKKSSGYQQQYSSQGGGHANGAIAQGSQSDGEPNNTTIFVGGLDSDVNEEDLRQPFSQFGEVVSVKIPVGKACGFVQFANRKDAENAMNMLNATVIGKQTVRLSWGRSQGNKQWRSDSSNQWNNGGHYGGQGYGGYANAAPQNPDLSMHAAAAINGSS